From a single bacterium genomic region:
- a CDS encoding tetratricopeptide repeat protein has translation MNLPAFLFAGDYLIWIAGLAALAIPFATLRASTPALDKIVQGDKYFDTRALVEAAQAYQDAFDLAANDTSTQIEALSQLSRCRLTQNDFEGAKSWLAKADAIASDKYPGGWSRYLGVKGRLEWREGRNDSATVLFKQMYDYAKKHDLADRYLDAARMIAITGSPAEQIEWGSLGVKEAEATGHLDMLPSMCNNLASTYADQKNYEKAHELYVKAREYHWRFSGETGKLYADYQVGWILTKLKRYDEAMTWLRPSLAWAERLGNEDVQGQACFDMGEILAAKGDKRGAVDMFKRSLSHYKNEGYMQSAPEIIAKVEKRIEELAEYVRLELTMSKG, from the coding sequence AACCTCCCTGCCTTCCTCTTCGCTGGCGACTATCTCATCTGGATTGCCGGATTAGCCGCTCTTGCCATTCCGTTTGCGACATTGCGCGCAAGCACGCCGGCGCTGGACAAGATTGTACAAGGCGATAAATACTTCGACACCCGGGCACTGGTGGAAGCTGCTCAGGCATACCAAGATGCTTTTGATTTGGCAGCAAATGATACTTCGACGCAAATCGAGGCTCTCTCGCAGCTCTCGCGTTGTCGCTTGACACAAAATGATTTTGAGGGCGCGAAGTCGTGGCTGGCAAAGGCAGATGCGATTGCATCAGACAAGTACCCCGGCGGTTGGTCGCGATACTTGGGAGTCAAGGGCCGTTTGGAATGGCGCGAGGGCAGGAATGACTCAGCAACTGTGTTGTTCAAGCAGATGTATGATTACGCCAAGAAGCACGATCTTGCCGATCGTTACCTCGATGCTGCGCGGATGATCGCCATCACCGGTTCGCCTGCTGAGCAAATCGAATGGGGCTCTCTTGGTGTCAAGGAAGCGGAAGCCACCGGTCATCTTGATATGTTACCATCGATGTGCAACAATCTCGCGTCGACTTATGCCGACCAGAAGAACTATGAGAAAGCGCACGAGTTGTATGTCAAGGCGCGCGAGTATCATTGGCGGTTTTCGGGTGAGACAGGAAAACTGTATGCGGATTATCAGGTCGGCTGGATATTGACGAAGCTGAAGCGCTACGACGAAGCGATGACGTGGTTGCGGCCATCATTGGCGTGGGCGGAGCGCCTCGGCAACGAAGATGTGCAGGGTCAAGCGTGCTTTGATATGGGCGAAATTCTCGCGGCGAAGGGCGACAAGCGGGGCGCAGTTGACATGTTTAAGCGATCACTTAGTCATTACAAGAATGAAGGCTATATGCAGTCGGCACCGGAGATCATCGCGAAAGTTGAAAAGCGGATTGAAGAGTTGGCGGAGTATGTGAGGTTGGAATTGACTATGAGCAAGGGCTGA